One genomic window of Clostridioides sp. ES-S-0054-01 includes the following:
- the cooS gene encoding anaerobic carbon-monoxide dehydrogenase catalytic subunit, whose translation MDEKMLTIDLNSQKMIAKAREEGVETMYDRKEGFKAQCGFGLQGVCCRICGMGPCRISPKTPRGLCGADEHTIVGRNFARMVAGGTAAHSDHARDIAHTLALADPNGNYKIRDEAKLITLAKEWDVETEGRDIYDVAHEVAEIALMEFGKPFGVSRFIKNAPEPRQKIWKEYGIEPRAIDREIATIMHSTHIGCTADIDSLIHMSLRTSMADGWAGSMIGTRLSDILFGTPVPRRTEANLAVLDENKVNIILHGHEPSLSEMIVLASEEPDLVALAKEVGADGINLAGMCCTGNEITMRHGVKIAGDFHQQELAIVTGAVEAVIVDVQCIFPALARVADCYHTKFVTTSPKAKITGSTYIEFREEQALQDAKAIVKEAILNFKNRDKSKVLIPELKSGATVGYSVDAIVNQLDRVVNSHIDPAGTVKPLTDCLKSGVLRGAAGVVGCNNAKGVSNEAHVTIMKELIKNDIIVVTTGCGASAAAKFGLMEADAAEKYAGKGLATVCKLVGIPPVLHMGSCVDISRILDLVGAAAKYLDMDMCDLPVVGVAPEWMSEKAVAIGCYVVASGIDTYLGIMPPIPGSSKAVEILTSGLRDKVGAAFTVNTNPKELAATIIEDIEKKRVHFEALVEEKMAEKAEA comes from the coding sequence ATGGATGAAAAAATGTTAACAATTGATTTAAACAGCCAGAAGATGATAGCTAAAGCTAGAGAAGAAGGCGTAGAAACAATGTATGATAGAAAAGAGGGCTTTAAGGCACAATGTGGTTTTGGTCTTCAAGGTGTTTGCTGTAGAATATGTGGAATGGGACCATGTAGAATAAGCCCTAAGACTCCAAGAGGACTATGTGGAGCAGATGAGCATACTATAGTAGGTAGAAACTTTGCAAGAATGGTTGCTGGTGGGACAGCTGCCCATTCAGACCATGCTAGAGATATCGCACATACATTAGCATTAGCTGATCCAAATGGAAACTATAAAATAAGAGACGAAGCTAAGTTAATTACTTTAGCTAAAGAATGGGATGTAGAGACAGAAGGCAGAGATATCTATGATGTAGCACATGAAGTGGCAGAAATTGCATTGATGGAATTTGGAAAACCTTTTGGGGTATCAAGATTTATAAAAAATGCACCAGAGCCAAGACAAAAAATTTGGAAAGAATATGGTATAGAGCCAAGAGCAATAGATAGAGAGATTGCAACAATAATGCACTCTACTCATATAGGATGTACTGCTGATATAGACAGTTTAATACACATGAGTCTTAGAACTTCTATGGCTGATGGATGGGCTGGCTCTATGATAGGTACTCGTCTAAGCGATATCTTATTTGGAACTCCAGTGCCAAGAAGAACAGAAGCTAACTTAGCAGTATTAGATGAAAATAAAGTTAATATAATATTACATGGACATGAGCCATCATTATCAGAAATGATAGTTTTAGCATCAGAAGAACCAGATTTAGTAGCTTTAGCTAAAGAAGTTGGAGCAGATGGAATAAACTTAGCAGGTATGTGCTGTACGGGTAATGAGATTACAATGAGACATGGTGTAAAAATAGCAGGGGACTTCCATCAACAAGAACTTGCAATAGTAACTGGAGCAGTTGAAGCTGTAATAGTTGACGTTCAATGTATATTCCCTGCACTAGCTAGAGTAGCAGATTGTTACCATACTAAATTTGTAACAACTTCTCCAAAAGCTAAGATAACAGGCTCAACTTATATCGAATTTAGAGAAGAACAAGCTCTTCAAGATGCTAAAGCAATAGTTAAAGAAGCTATCTTAAACTTTAAAAATAGAGATAAATCAAAAGTACTTATACCTGAATTAAAATCAGGGGCAACAGTTGGGTATAGTGTAGATGCAATAGTAAATCAATTAGACAGAGTTGTAAACTCTCATATAGACCCAGCAGGAACAGTTAAGCCATTAACAGACTGTCTAAAATCTGGAGTACTAAGAGGAGCAGCTGGTGTAGTTGGATGTAACAATGCTAAAGGAGTTTCAAATGAGGCTCACGTAACAATAATGAAAGAATTAATCAAAAACGACATAATAGTAGTTACTACAGGATGTGGTGCTTCAGCAGCAGCTAAGTTTGGTCTAATGGAAGCTGACGCAGCTGAAAAATATGCAGGTAAAGGTCTTGCAACTGTCTGTAAATTAGTAGGAATCCCACCAGTACTACATATGGGTTCTTGCGTTGATATAAGCCGTATATTAGATTTAGTTGGAGCAGCAGCTAAGTATTTAGATATGGATATGTGTGACCTTCCAGTTGTAGGTGTAGCTCCAGAGTGGATGTCAGAAAAGGCAGTAGCTATAGGCTGTTATGTTGTAGCTTCTGGTATAGACACTTATCTAGGAATAATGCCTCCAATACCTGGTTCTTCAAAAGCAGTAGAGATATTAACTAGTGGATTAAGAGACAAAGTTGGAGCAGCATTTACTGTAAATACAAATCCAAAAGAGTTAGCAGCTACAATAATAGAAGATATAGAGAAGAAACGTGTTCACTTTGAAGCATTAGTTGAAGAAAAAATGGCAGAGAAGGCAGAAGCTTAA
- a CDS encoding AAA family ATPase, whose product MKIAITGKGGVGKTTFSSMLSRMFAEDGYRVVAVDADPDANLALALGFPKEVYESIVPISEMKKLVSDRTAASVGSFGKMFKMNPKVDDIPENFCKEYNGVRLLTLGTVDSGGTGCVCPEHVLLKRLCSHLILQNKDVVVMDMEAGIEHLGRGTAQGVDAFIVVVEPGERSLQTYRKVKKLGHDIGVNKVFVVGNKIRNKEDEEFIIQNLEDGESLGFIYYNQDVIDSDRANQSPYDSSETTKAQIKAIKDKLMSLKDK is encoded by the coding sequence ATGAAGATAGCAATAACAGGTAAAGGTGGAGTAGGTAAAACGACTTTTTCTTCAATGCTCTCTAGGATGTTTGCTGAAGACGGATACAGAGTTGTTGCTGTTGATGCCGACCCTGATGCTAATTTAGCTTTAGCACTAGGTTTTCCAAAAGAAGTATATGAATCAATAGTACCTATATCAGAAATGAAAAAATTAGTTTCAGATAGAACCGCTGCTTCTGTAGGCTCATTTGGAAAGATGTTCAAGATGAATCCAAAAGTAGACGATATCCCTGAAAATTTCTGTAAGGAATACAATGGAGTGAGATTGCTTACACTTGGAACAGTAGATTCTGGTGGTACTGGATGTGTATGTCCAGAACATGTTCTTTTAAAGAGACTCTGTTCACATTTAATACTACAAAATAAAGATGTAGTGGTTATGGATATGGAAGCGGGAATTGAACACTTAGGAAGAGGTACAGCCCAAGGTGTAGATGCTTTCATAGTAGTTGTAGAGCCAGGAGAGAGAAGTTTACAAACCTATAGAAAAGTTAAAAAACTTGGACATGATATAGGTGTAAATAAAGTATTTGTAGTAGGAAATAAAATTAGAAATAAGGAAGATGAAGAATTTATAATCCAAAACTTAGAAGATGGAGAGTCTTTAGGATTTATTTATTATAATCAAGACGTTATAGATTCTGATAGAGCTAATCAATCTCCATATGATTCTAGTGAAACAACGAAAGCACAAATTAAAGCAATAAAAGATAAATTAATGTCACTTAAAGATAAATAG
- a CDS encoding formate--tetrahydrofolate ligase produces MGFKSDIEIAQEAKPQDIREVAKKLGLGEDDVELYGKYKAKVDYNLLKRETGKKAKLILTTAINPTPAGEGKTTTTIGVADAFAKLDKNVLVALREPSLGPVFGVKGGAAGGGYAQVVPMEDINLHFTGDFHAIGAANNLLAAMLDNHIHQGNTLRIDPKKITWRRCVDMNDRQLRNIVDGMGKKGDGAVRQDGFDITVASEIMAAFCLASDISDLKERLGNIIVGYSYEGEPVTARQLKANGAMAALLKDALKPNLVQTLEGTPSFVHGGPFANIAHGCNSVIATRMAMHFADYVITEAGFGADLGAEKFLDIKCRMANLKPDAVIIVATVRALKYNGGVAKADLNEENLEALEKGLPNLLKHVENITQVYGLPAVVAINRFPLDTEAELKLVEDKCKELGVNVALSEVWAKGGEGGIAVAKEVLRLLDEEENNFRFCYEDDLSIKDKINAIATKIYGADGVDYTPEADKEIANLEKLGFTKVPVCMAKTQYSLTDDQTKLGRPTGFRITVRQATISAGAGFIVALTGEIMKMPGLPKVPAAEKIDVDENGVISGLF; encoded by the coding sequence ATGGGATTTAAATCTGACATTGAAATAGCTCAAGAAGCTAAACCTCAAGATATTAGAGAGGTTGCAAAAAAATTAGGACTAGGTGAGGATGATGTAGAACTGTATGGTAAGTATAAAGCCAAAGTTGACTACAATCTATTAAAGAGAGAGACTGGTAAAAAAGCTAAGTTAATACTAACTACAGCTATAAATCCAACTCCAGCTGGCGAAGGAAAAACTACTACTACTATAGGTGTTGCTGATGCGTTTGCTAAGTTAGACAAAAACGTATTAGTTGCTTTAAGAGAACCATCTCTAGGACCGGTATTTGGTGTTAAAGGTGGAGCAGCTGGTGGGGGATATGCACAGGTTGTTCCTATGGAAGATATAAACCTACACTTCACAGGCGATTTCCATGCTATAGGAGCTGCTAATAACCTTTTAGCTGCTATGCTTGATAATCATATTCATCAAGGAAATACACTTAGAATAGACCCTAAGAAAATAACTTGGAGAAGATGTGTAGACATGAACGATAGACAACTTAGAAATATCGTTGATGGTATGGGTAAAAAAGGTGATGGAGCGGTTAGACAAGATGGATTCGATATAACTGTTGCTTCTGAAATAATGGCAGCGTTCTGTTTGGCAAGTGACATATCTGACTTAAAAGAAAGATTAGGAAATATAATAGTTGGATACAGCTACGAAGGTGAGCCTGTAACAGCTAGACAACTAAAAGCTAATGGTGCTATGGCTGCATTATTAAAAGATGCTTTAAAACCAAACCTAGTTCAAACTCTTGAAGGAACACCATCATTTGTACATGGTGGACCATTCGCAAATATAGCTCATGGATGTAATTCTGTTATAGCTACAAGAATGGCTATGCACTTTGCAGATTATGTAATAACTGAGGCTGGTTTCGGTGCTGACCTTGGAGCAGAGAAATTCTTAGATATAAAATGTAGAATGGCTAACTTAAAACCAGATGCTGTTATAATAGTTGCTACTGTAAGAGCATTAAAATACAATGGTGGAGTTGCTAAAGCAGACTTAAATGAAGAAAACCTAGAAGCTCTTGAAAAAGGACTTCCAAACTTATTAAAACATGTTGAAAACATAACTCAAGTATACGGTTTACCAGCAGTTGTTGCAATAAACAGATTCCCACTTGACACAGAAGCTGAACTTAAACTTGTTGAAGACAAGTGTAAAGAATTAGGTGTTAATGTTGCTCTTTCTGAAGTATGGGCAAAAGGTGGAGAAGGTGGAATTGCAGTAGCTAAAGAAGTTTTAAGATTATTAGATGAGGAAGAAAATAACTTTAGATTCTGCTATGAAGATGATTTATCTATAAAAGACAAGATAAATGCTATAGCTACTAAGATTTATGGAGCAGATGGCGTAGATTATACTCCAGAAGCTGATAAAGAGATAGCTAACTTAGAAAAACTTGGATTTACTAAGGTTCCAGTATGTATGGCTAAGACTCAGTATTCTTTAACTGATGACCAAACTAAATTAGGTAGACCAACAGGATTTAGAATAACTGTAAGACAAGCAACAATTTCAGCAGGAGCTGGATTTATAGTTGCACTTACTGGAGAAATCATGAAGATGCCAGGATTACCAAAAGTTCCAGCAGCAGAAAAAATAGATGTTGATGAAAATGGAGTAATATCTGGATTGTTCTAA
- a CDS encoding cyclodeaminase/cyclohydrolase family protein, producing MKIADKTCVDFVEVLSSKEAVPGGGGAAALVGAIGMALGSMVCNLTIGKKKYAEYEESVKEILNKAGKLEKDLLKMIDDDAECFLPLSKAYGLPKETEEEKRIKAETMEKALKVACEVPLNIVRVCYEAIKLHEDLVDKGSRLAISDVGVGVQCLRAAILGGQLNVVININSIQDKEYVNKVKTEVDKLVEDGVKICDEVYAKVEKALGK from the coding sequence ATGAAAATAGCAGATAAAACTTGTGTTGATTTTGTAGAAGTACTATCTTCTAAAGAAGCTGTGCCAGGTGGCGGGGGGGCTGCCGCACTAGTTGGTGCAATCGGTATGGCTTTAGGTAGTATGGTGTGTAACCTTACAATAGGAAAGAAGAAGTATGCTGAATATGAAGAAAGTGTAAAAGAAATATTAAATAAGGCAGGAAAGTTAGAAAAAGATTTATTAAAAATGATAGATGATGATGCAGAATGTTTCTTGCCATTATCAAAAGCTTATGGGCTTCCTAAAGAAACAGAAGAAGAAAAAAGGATAAAAGCAGAAACAATGGAAAAAGCACTTAAAGTTGCTTGTGAAGTACCATTAAACATAGTGAGAGTTTGCTATGAAGCTATTAAGTTACATGAAGATTTAGTTGATAAAGGTTCAAGACTTGCTATAAGTGATGTTGGTGTAGGAGTTCAATGTTTAAGAGCTGCTATACTTGGTGGACAATTAAATGTAGTTATAAATATAAATTCTATACAAGATAAAGAATATGTTAACAAAGTAAAAACAGAAGTAGATAAATTAGTTGAAGATGGCGTAAAAATTTGTGATGAAGTTTATGCTAAAGTTGAAAAAGCTCTTGGAAAATAA
- a CDS encoding bifunctional 5,10-methylene-tetrahydrofolate dehydrogenase/5,10-methylene-tetrahydrofolate cyclohydrolase produces the protein MEGMSTKGQIIKGKPVADKISEELIKEVDLLVKEGINPKLTIVRVGARSDDLSYERGALKRCQNIGITTEVLELAEDITQEEYIDVLKRVNDDKNVNGILCFRPLPKHLNEEVIKYVIAPEKDVDCFSPINSAKVMEGDKSGFPPCTPTAVVEILKHYNVDLKGSKVTVLGRSMVVGKPVSMLLLSEHATVTICHSKTKNLSGVAAEADVLIAAIGRAKMVDESFVKDGAVVIDVGINVDEEGNLCGDVDTNAVLDKVSMITPVPAGVGSVTTSILAKHVVKACKLQNNK, from the coding sequence ATGGAAGGAATGTCAACTAAAGGACAAATTATAAAAGGAAAACCTGTAGCTGATAAGATTAGTGAAGAATTAATAAAAGAGGTCGATTTACTAGTTAAAGAAGGTATAAATCCTAAACTAACAATAGTTAGAGTTGGGGCAAGAAGTGATGATTTATCTTATGAAAGAGGAGCATTAAAAAGATGTCAAAACATCGGTATAACAACAGAAGTGTTAGAGTTAGCTGAAGACATAACTCAAGAGGAGTATATTGATGTATTAAAGAGAGTTAATGATGACAAAAATGTTAATGGTATATTATGTTTTAGACCGCTTCCAAAACACTTAAATGAAGAAGTTATAAAATATGTTATTGCACCAGAAAAAGACGTAGACTGTTTCAGTCCAATAAACTCTGCTAAGGTAATGGAAGGTGATAAAAGTGGATTCCCACCATGTACTCCTACAGCAGTAGTAGAAATATTAAAACATTATAATGTTGATTTAAAAGGTAGTAAAGTAACAGTTCTTGGAAGATCAATGGTAGTTGGAAAGCCAGTATCCATGCTTTTATTAAGCGAACATGCAACTGTTACAATATGTCATTCAAAAACTAAAAACCTATCAGGTGTAGCTGCAGAGGCTGATGTATTAATAGCAGCTATTGGTAGAGCTAAGATGGTTGATGAAAGTTTTGTTAAAGATGGGGCAGTAGTTATAGACGTTGGTATAAATGTTGATGAAGAAGGAAATTTATGTGGAGATGTTGATACAAATGCAGTTTTAGATAAAGTATCAATGATAACTCCAGTTCCAGCGGGGGTTGGTTCAGTTACAACATCTATACTTGCAAAACATGTAGTTAAGGCTTGTAAATTACAAAACAATAAATAG
- a CDS encoding methylenetetrahydrofolate reductase C-terminal domain-containing protein, with amino-acid sequence MIISENKPLEEVLGYLKNFDKLVLVGCNQCAATCKSGGEEEVLKMKETLEGEGKKILGYVMLDPACNLLKSKKDLKALKEETKEADAVLSLACGDGTQTIVKNLKDKPVYPANNTLFIGEVQRVGEYEEACKACGDCELGWTGGICPVTMCAKGLMNGACGGAKNGKCEVNAENDCAWIKIYERLEAIGQLDNLAEIRPPKDYSKQNNPRSLSAKKKKEAAANS; translated from the coding sequence ATGATAATTTCTGAAAATAAACCATTAGAAGAAGTGCTAGGGTACTTAAAGAATTTTGACAAGCTAGTTTTAGTTGGTTGTAATCAATGTGCAGCAACTTGTAAAAGTGGTGGGGAAGAAGAAGTTTTAAAAATGAAGGAAACTCTTGAAGGCGAAGGCAAAAAAATCTTAGGATATGTAATGCTTGACCCTGCTTGTAACCTTTTAAAGTCTAAAAAGGATTTAAAGGCTCTAAAAGAAGAAACTAAGGAAGCTGATGCAGTTTTATCTTTGGCATGTGGAGATGGTACGCAGACAATAGTTAAGAACCTAAAAGATAAGCCAGTTTACCCAGCTAACAACACTTTGTTCATAGGGGAAGTACAAAGGGTTGGAGAATATGAAGAAGCTTGTAAAGCTTGTGGAGACTGTGAACTTGGTTGGACAGGTGGGATATGTCCAGTAACTATGTGTGCTAAAGGTCTTATGAATGGAGCTTGTGGTGGAGCTAAAAATGGTAAGTGTGAAGTAAACGCAGAGAATGATTGTGCTTGGATAAAAATATATGAAAGACTAGAAGCTATAGGACAATTAGATAACTTAGCAGAAATAAGACCACCAAAAGACTATTCTAAGCAAAATAATCCAAGAAGTTTAAGTGCAAAGAAAAAGAAAGAAGCAGCAGCAAATTCATAA
- a CDS encoding methylenetetrahydrofolate reductase, whose product MSLLRETLESGKFAVTTEMAPPKGTDLSHLIECAKPLVGRVHAANVTDFQSAVMRATSLATCKLLKDVGLEPVIQITGRDRNRIAIQGEMLSAGVFGINNLLALTGDHTSVGDHPQAKGVFDLDSVGILQTAETLMAGTDMAGNKLKGSPDFYLGASVTPEYSPIEVQLLKMQKKMKAGAKFFQTQALYDINTMRKFRELTRDMDCKVLAGIVPLKSPGMAKFMTANVPGIFVPDEQIERLRAVGKENWVSEGIKMAGELIKQLKEEDLCDGVHIMAIGAEENIPAILDAAGL is encoded by the coding sequence ATGAGCTTATTAAGAGAAACATTAGAAAGTGGAAAATTTGCAGTTACTACTGAGATGGCTCCTCCAAAAGGGACTGACCTTTCACATTTAATAGAATGTGCAAAGCCATTGGTTGGAAGAGTTCACGCAGCAAATGTAACAGACTTTCAATCGGCAGTTATGAGAGCAACTTCTCTTGCTACATGTAAATTACTAAAAGATGTTGGATTAGAACCAGTTATCCAAATAACAGGGAGAGATAGAAATAGGATAGCTATACAAGGAGAAATGTTGTCAGCAGGTGTATTCGGAATAAACAACCTGTTGGCATTAACAGGAGACCATACTAGTGTAGGAGACCATCCACAGGCTAAGGGCGTGTTTGATTTAGATTCTGTGGGGATACTTCAAACTGCTGAGACTTTAATGGCAGGTACGGACATGGCTGGTAATAAATTAAAAGGTTCTCCAGATTTTTATCTAGGAGCATCAGTAACTCCAGAATATTCTCCAATCGAAGTTCAATTATTAAAAATGCAAAAGAAAATGAAAGCAGGGGCTAAATTTTTCCAAACACAAGCACTTTATGACATAAATACAATGAGAAAGTTTAGAGAATTAACAAGGGATATGGATTGTAAGGTATTAGCAGGAATAGTACCTTTGAAATCTCCAGGAATGGCTAAATTTATGACAGCAAATGTACCAGGGATATTTGTTCCAGATGAACAAATCGAAAGATTAAGAGCAGTTGGAAAAGAAAACTGGGTAAGTGAAGGAATAAAAATGGCAGGAGAACTTATCAAACAATTAAAAGAAGAGGATTTATGTGATGGTGTTCATATAATGGCAATTGGGGCAGAAGAAAATATACCTGCTATACTGGATGCCGCAGGTTTATAG
- the lpdA gene encoding dihydrolipoyl dehydrogenase, with amino-acid sequence MKIVVVGGGPGGYVAAIKASMLGAEVTVIEKRRVGGTCLNAGCIPTKALLASSGVLNTVKEAKDFGIEIDGTVKPNFTAIMERKNKVVNQLISGIEFLFEKRGVNLVNGFGKLIDKNTIEVTKDDGTVETIKADKIILANGSVPVVPRMFPYDGKVVITSDEVLGLEEIPESMLIVGGGVIGCEIGQFFRALGTEVTIVEMVDQILLNEDKDVAKQLLRQFKKDKIKVITGIGVQTCEVVDGKAVATLSNGKVIEAQYALVCVGRRPNLDNSGVEDIGIEMERGKVVVNEHLETNVEGIYAIGDIIDTPFLAHVASKEGIIAVENALGKTKVVDYRAIPRCVYTEPEVAGVGKTEKQLEVEGVEYNVGQFDFRGLGKAQAIGHFQGFVKIIADKETDKIIGAAVVGPHATDLLTELSLAVHLGLTVEQVGDAIHPHPSLSEGLMEALHDVHGECVHSVPKL; translated from the coding sequence ATGAAGATAGTAGTAGTAGGTGGTGGACCAGGAGGATATGTAGCAGCTATAAAAGCTTCTATGCTTGGTGCAGAGGTAACAGTTATTGAAAAAAGAAGAGTTGGAGGAACTTGTTTAAATGCAGGATGTATACCAACTAAAGCACTTCTTGCTTCTTCAGGTGTATTGAATACTGTAAAAGAAGCAAAGGATTTTGGTATAGAGATAGATGGTACAGTTAAGCCAAACTTCACTGCCATAATGGAAAGAAAAAACAAAGTTGTAAATCAATTAATAAGTGGTATAGAATTCTTATTTGAAAAAAGAGGAGTAAACTTAGTTAATGGTTTTGGAAAGTTAATTGATAAAAACACTATAGAAGTAACTAAGGATGATGGAACAGTAGAAACTATAAAAGCAGATAAGATAATACTAGCAAATGGTTCTGTTCCAGTTGTACCAAGAATGTTCCCATATGATGGAAAAGTAGTAATAACTAGTGATGAAGTTCTTGGACTTGAAGAGATACCTGAGTCTATGTTAATAGTAGGTGGTGGAGTTATAGGCTGTGAGATAGGGCAGTTCTTTAGAGCCTTAGGAACAGAAGTAACTATAGTTGAGATGGTTGACCAAATACTATTAAATGAAGACAAAGATGTAGCTAAACAACTACTTAGACAATTTAAGAAAGATAAAATTAAAGTTATCACAGGGATTGGAGTACAAACTTGTGAAGTAGTTGATGGTAAGGCTGTTGCAACTCTTTCTAATGGAAAGGTTATAGAAGCACAATATGCACTAGTATGTGTTGGTAGAAGACCTAACCTTGATAATTCTGGAGTAGAAGATATAGGAATTGAAATGGAAAGAGGAAAAGTAGTAGTTAATGAGCATCTTGAAACTAATGTGGAAGGTATATACGCAATAGGCGATATAATAGACACTCCTTTCTTAGCACATGTTGCTTCTAAAGAAGGTATCATAGCAGTTGAAAATGCTTTAGGTAAGACTAAGGTAGTAGATTACAGAGCAATTCCAAGATGTGTTTATACTGAACCTGAAGTTGCTGGTGTTGGTAAAACTGAAAAGCAACTTGAAGTTGAAGGTGTAGAATACAACGTAGGTCAATTTGATTTTAGAGGTCTTGGAAAAGCACAGGCTATAGGACATTTCCAAGGATTTGTAAAGATTATAGCTGATAAAGAAACAGATAAAATAATAGGTGCAGCAGTAGTAGGACCTCATGCTACAGATTTATTGACAGAGTTGTCACTAGCTGTTCATCTAGGATTAACAGTAGAACAAGTAGGGGATGCAATACATCCACATCCAAGTTTATCTGAAGGACTAATGGAAGCACTTCATGATGTACATGGAGAATGTGTTCATTCTGTACCTAAATTATAA
- a CDS encoding AAA family ATPase — protein sequence MGYNIAVAGKGGTGKTSLTGLLIDYLVKDNKGPVLVVDADANANINEVLGIEVEATIGEIREEVNQREKLGNAFPGGMTKAQYLQFRLNSIIEEGEGYDLLVMGRSEGEGCYCFVNGILREQVNKISGHYKYLVMDNEAGMEHLSRKVTRHVDTLLLVSDCSRRSIQAVARIRDLAEELKLNVGRILLIVNKVPNGIMNDGVKEEIEKHNLELIGVVPMDELIYEYDSTGIPLVNLPEDSKSKVAMKEIFAKLELK from the coding sequence ATGGGATACAATATAGCTGTTGCAGGAAAAGGTGGAACTGGTAAAACAAGTCTCACAGGGCTTTTGATTGATTATTTGGTTAAGGACAATAAGGGACCAGTATTAGTTGTAGATGCTGATGCTAATGCTAACATAAATGAAGTGTTGGGTATCGAAGTTGAAGCAACAATAGGAGAAATAAGAGAAGAAGTAAATCAAAGAGAAAAGTTAGGCAATGCATTCCCTGGTGGTATGACAAAAGCACAATATCTACAATTTAGATTAAATTCTATAATTGAAGAAGGTGAAGGATACGACTTATTAGTAATGGGTAGATCAGAAGGTGAAGGATGTTACTGTTTTGTAAATGGGATACTTAGAGAACAAGTAAATAAAATATCTGGTCATTACAAATATTTGGTCATGGACAACGAAGCTGGTATGGAACATCTAAGTAGAAAAGTCACTAGACATGTCGATACACTTTTATTGGTTAGTGATTGCTCAAGACGTAGCATACAAGCTGTTGCTAGAATAAGAGATTTAGCTGAGGAACTAAAATTAAATGTTGGAAGAATACTTTTAATTGTAAACAAAGTTCCAAATGGGATTATGAATGATGGTGTTAAAGAAGAAATTGAAAAGCATAATCTAGAGCTAATCGGTGTCGTACCTATGGATGAATTGATATATGAATATGATTCTACAGGTATTCCTTTAGTTAATTTACCTGAAGATTCAAAATCTAAAGTGGCTATGAAAGAAATTTTTGCTAAATTAGAATTAAAATAG
- a CDS encoding acetyl-CoA decarbonylase/synthase complex subunit delta — protein MAFKMSTQKYSGKISEVEVGIGEKAIKLGGENVLPFYSFDGEVGNSPKIGIQISDIYPESWTDSYKELYKDVANCPVEWAKYVEANTQADFICLKFDGSDPNGLDKSVDECADVAKAVIEAIKLPLVVAGSGNHEKDGKLFEKLAQTLDGHNCLFMSAVEDNYKGVGASAGMAYAHKVGAESSVDINLAKQLNVLLTQLGVKGENIVMNVGCSAVGYGYEYVASTMDRIRLAAFGQNDKTLQMPIITPVAFEVGHVKEAIAPIEDEPDWGCPEERTIAMEVSTAASVLVGGSNAVILRHPKSIETIKELVNALA, from the coding sequence ATGGCATTTAAAATGTCTACTCAAAAATATTCTGGAAAAATATCAGAAGTTGAAGTAGGAATAGGGGAAAAAGCAATTAAATTAGGTGGGGAAAATGTATTACCTTTTTATAGTTTTGATGGAGAAGTAGGTAATTCTCCAAAAATAGGTATACAAATATCAGACATTTATCCTGAAAGCTGGACTGATTCATATAAGGAGTTATACAAAGATGTAGCTAACTGTCCAGTAGAATGGGCTAAATATGTTGAAGCTAATACACAAGCAGACTTTATTTGTTTAAAATTTGATGGTTCTGACCCAAATGGATTAGATAAGTCAGTTGATGAATGTGCTGATGTAGCTAAGGCAGTAATTGAAGCAATAAAATTACCTTTAGTTGTAGCTGGTTCAGGAAATCATGAAAAAGATGGTAAATTGTTTGAAAAATTAGCTCAAACATTGGATGGACACAACTGCTTATTTATGTCAGCAGTAGAAGATAACTACAAGGGAGTAGGAGCATCAGCTGGTATGGCTTATGCACATAAAGTAGGGGCTGAATCTTCTGTTGATATAAACCTAGCTAAACAATTAAACGTACTGTTAACTCAATTAGGCGTTAAAGGTGAAAATATAGTTATGAATGTTGGATGTTCAGCAGTTGGTTATGGATATGAGTATGTTGCATCTACTATGGATAGAATTAGACTTGCAGCATTTGGTCAAAATGATAAGACATTACAAATGCCTATCATAACACCAGTAGCTTTTGAAGTAGGTCATGTTAAGGAAGCTATAGCTCCAATAGAAGATGAGCCAGATTGGGGTTGTCCAGAAGAAAGAACTATAGCAATGGAAGTTTCAACTGCAGCAAGTGTTTTAGTAGGTGGTTCAAATGCAGTTATACTTCGTCATCCAAAATCAATAGAAACTATAAAAGAATTGGTTAACGCATTAGCTTAA